In Geminocystis sp. NIES-3708, a single window of DNA contains:
- a CDS encoding cytochrome c oxidase subunit II, which yields MNIPGNIITLIAGILLTLISLWYGQNHGLMPVEASQGAAEVDELFNLMMTIATGLFLIVEGVLVYCLIKFRRKKGDKTDGPGIEGNVPLEIVWTAIPTVIVFILALYSFEVYNNMGGLDPETSRDFPQGEMQMAENQGKMVAFNPHQGHLSLGIGNAKADLEVDVNGIQYAWIFTYPDSGVVSGELHVPVNKQVKLNMKAGDVIHAFWVPQLRLKQDVLPGRDSNLAFNSNRIGDYPIVCAELCGAYHGGMKTVLHVESEEDYQKWIQENTFANAQEKADTMALMTQPITQESRLEMHSHHLGVHPEILAQLHDHD from the coding sequence GTGAATATTCCGGGTAATATTATCACACTGATAGCAGGTATTTTACTAACCCTGATCAGTTTGTGGTATGGACAAAATCATGGTTTAATGCCAGTGGAAGCCTCTCAAGGTGCGGCGGAAGTCGATGAGTTATTTAACTTGATGATGACGATCGCCACTGGATTATTCTTAATTGTAGAAGGAGTTTTAGTCTATTGTTTGATTAAATTTAGACGGAAAAAAGGTGATAAAACAGATGGTCCTGGCATCGAAGGTAATGTACCTTTAGAGATAGTTTGGACTGCTATTCCCACAGTTATTGTTTTTATTTTGGCACTTTATAGCTTTGAAGTTTATAACAATATGGGCGGTTTAGATCCTGAAACTTCCAGAGATTTTCCTCAAGGGGAAATGCAAATGGCTGAAAATCAAGGAAAAATGGTTGCTTTTAATCCTCATCAAGGACATTTATCTTTGGGTATCGGTAATGCTAAAGCCGATTTAGAAGTTGATGTTAATGGTATTCAATACGCATGGATTTTTACCTATCCTGATTCAGGAGTTGTCTCTGGTGAACTTCATGTACCTGTAAATAAACAAGTAAAGCTCAACATGAAGGCAGGAGATGTCATTCATGCTTTTTGGGTACCTCAGCTTAGGTTAAAACAAGATGTATTACCGGGTAGGGATTCTAATTTAGCTTTTAATTCCAATCGTATTGGAGATTATCCTATCGTCTGTGCCGAACTATGTGGAGCTTATCATGGTGGTATGAAAACCGTTCTTCATGTAGAAAGTGAAGAAGATTATCAAAAATGGATACAAGAAAACACCTTTGCCAATGCCCAAGAAAAAGCAGATACGATGGCATTGATGACTCAACCCATAACCCAAGAATCTCGCTTAGAAATGCACTCCCATCACTTAGGAGTCCATCCTGAAATCTTAGCACAATTACATGATCATGATTAA
- the aroH gene encoding chorismate mutase, which translates to MTTKVRAIRGAITAAENTKEAMRDAVTELLTDIETRNQLDYEEVVSVIFTVTSDLDAVFPAAIARENPQWTSVPLLDIQQMQVKGSLEKCIRVLIYVNSHKPQTEMYHSYLRKAEKLRPDLSLTSGLR; encoded by the coding sequence TTGACAACAAAAGTACGGGCAATTCGAGGTGCAATTACCGCCGCAGAGAATACTAAAGAAGCGATGAGAGATGCGGTTACTGAGTTGTTGACTGATATAGAAACTCGTAACCAATTAGATTATGAAGAAGTTGTTAGCGTCATTTTTACCGTTACCTCTGATTTAGATGCAGTTTTTCCAGCTGCCATCGCCAGAGAAAATCCCCAGTGGACAAGTGTACCATTGTTAGACATACAACAAATGCAGGTAAAAGGCAGTTTAGAAAAATGTATTCGAGTTTTAATTTACGTCAATAGCCATAAACCGCAAACAGAAATGTATCATTCTTATTTAAGAAAAGCGGAAAAACTTCGCCCAGACTTAAGTTTAACTTCTGGATTGCGGTAA